From the genome of Xiphophorus couchianus chromosome 15, X_couchianus-1.0, whole genome shotgun sequence:
CAACATGCAGACCTCCACATCTGTCTGCAGGCTGGTTAGGATGGATCTCTGAAATCAGAATGGGAACACCATGCTCCTTCCCACCCTGAAGAACAGACACATGACATCAGGTCCTCACCAAACAATAAGGTATTTATTTTGGCATAAATTGAATCTCTTCAGATTCCTGTTTACAAGCAACTTTATCCAGACCCGTCTCTTGTTCCAAACAGTTAgtataatgggttttttttttctttcagttttgtaCTTATTGTCATGCTGACTTTTTTCTGAGGGCTGTCAGAGGAGACTGAGGTTAAAGTATCCCTTTGTCTTAAGTCAGGTTAATTTGTTTATGCATGTTTTGTATGTGTATAGTatcataaataaagtttttttttttttaaactagtcACAGTAATTGGTTGGAATCCGGGCCTGGTGGAAACCAGCTCCTTGTTCTACAGAGGGACCTTCAGAggttgagaaatgattgcttgcTGGAGGCGTGCAGCAAgctgtgttgaagttttttattttacccaaGTGATAAAGTTTGTAAAATTGCGCAAAATTGGAGTTTGTTCCTCCTTAAGGAAGAAAAAGTTCTATTTACTGTGATGGAGATTCCTAGGCCTTCGTGATCCTCCTTCAGGAGCACCACCTTTCTGATGGGACCCACTCCCTGGGTTTTCTTCAGTGTGTCAGGGTCCTatcatacaaaaaaatattaacattcacttttttttttagaaagaacaAGTGCAAGCATTTCAACCTCTGTGTGAGTTTAAACATACATGTCCCACAGGAGAGGGAAGAGACTTCTTTGGGTCGCTGCGGCCTCGACATGCACGGATGACTGTTTTATGGCGGTGGAGGTGAATCTCTGCCTCCAGCTGGTTCCACAGCTTGTCATGGGCCGGTCCTTTCATGTCACGACCAAGTAACTGGATCTGCTGCACCCTGAAAGAGTGATCACATCATCATCTACTGTCATCTGTTAGGATATGCTTCTCAGCTGTAGTTTTTAACTGGGGCGAGTTCAGATTAACTTGGTTTTTCTATGAACAGAGACGCATCAAATCTCAGTCATCGTACAAATTTCAGTTTGCACAACGTTGCAAGCGGACTGCTTGGATGTAACATTTAATAGGCCTGAACAAAGttgcagtctgtgttacagtacatctgaagaagcctctgactgaagatgctgTTTTCCCAAGACAGTCTCAAGAAGAGGATGGTCTGGTCTGGTTGGACAAaattatgctgtttttatgaagaatcctttgGTACATCATCATGTCTAGAGGTTCCACAGCTGCTCCTggaacagaaccagagcagaaccagaacagaaccagagccTTTTTAGGTTCTGGGCTCTGAtgcttttattgtcttttcttttgtgaaagTCAATGAAAGTATCCAGCAGATTCACTGGAACCATACAAAATGTTACCGGACCAAAAGCTGTAAGAACCAATCGGGAAAAACACAAGTCAGAGTTTTTACTAAAGAAGAATAAAACCCAGGATGAATGAAATCaatgaaatgtattattatACTGTGTGGTCAGTGAAAATGCATAGTAAGATTAATTCAACTCCTGTGTAAAAAgtcaagttttaaaataaaatccaactaaaactaaacaatttgTGTTTGATGAATATaacataaaagagaaataaaatcattttatacaACACTGTTACAAACAGGGACCCCCACCACTAACAGGGTAAATCTGACTCTCACTCTTTGAAATCCACCTGAACATTATCCTGATGGGCAGATCTCAGGCACAGTaacattacaacaaaaaaaaatttgtctttgtgttATACGATCAATATGCAGGCCGAAATTGTATTGTGAAGAATTATTGACTGTAGCAAAAAAACTGCAGCGCTCAAAAAATGTGAGCCAGAAATGTTAAGACATCTGATGTGTCTCTTTTGGCTGAGATTACTGTAGAGACTCACTTTAAAACATCTACAGCAGGATTACGCAAACGATTTCTGCTGGGCCCTCAAACACATAACAACATGCTCCAACCCCTCCAGATCTGTGGTGTAGGATGAACAGAGTGCTCCATCTCTGGCATTCCTCCTCTGCTTCATCCTCGCTCTGACTCCCAGTCCCACTCTCGTTGAGAATTTTATAGTGTGGAAATCAGAGATTGCACTCgactttttttgtcttctgccATTTTGACTCATGCAGTCAAAGTAATCCCGTCAATCTATTTTTACTggtcaattttttaaatgataatgaCATATTTAAAGAATTTAAGGAAGAGGGCACTTCAGAGGACACCAGCTCaccactcacaaacacacatcttGTTTAGTTTGAGGATGTTTCTGCCCAGTGTGACACTGGTTCtgcaataaaactaaataacattaaattaaacaaacaggTTGATTTTGGTTTTGCTCTTCCCATGACATTCCAGACTCTGGTCCTCTGGCTTCTTTCTGCTCTTTGCAAATGGCTGAATTTTTCCTCAGGACAAATTCAGATAAAATGAGTTTTGTGCAGGAGCTCATGTACAAGGCCTGCACATGCCTCATCAGCATCATCCTCATTCCAGGAGGGTGGAGGTTGCTGCTGCCAGCAACATGATCCacttaaaacacataaaacagacACGCTCACATTTCtgagaatggaaaaaaaacttgtcagCTGCTTCTCTGAGCCCtacccaaaaaacaaacaattacctgtctatttgtattttctttattccaTGCTCACATACAGTATTATGGTGACTGATTCTCAACCTGCAAATATGGCCTGCTGTTTCTGACTCTCCTTTGTGTGGTACATCTGATTATTTATTGGCTTTTTTTATGTATcatcaaactttttattttttgagtgtTTAATGTAAACAGTGGTTTTGGTAATCAAAAGAAGGGAACGTAATGGAAAATCTTATAACGTGCTCCTCACCGCCCTTTGTTTCAGATCTGAATGGTCTGACCATAAGGCTGGTCAGCTGCTCTCAGACCTCTGCAGTCGTATAACAGCAGGAAGAGGTTCTTAATGCTGGAGGCCATCTAAAGCCTGAGCATTAAGGAGCTGCTCTTCAGTtaagttgaaatgtttttattgcagtcCAGTTTACGCGACATCAGTGACTGGAGTGTCTCACACTGGCGCTTTTTGAAACCAGAGTGGAACTGTAACGCCTCTCAGGATGTGTGAAGTATGCTGCAGGACAAAACAGCAGTCCATATAAACCAGAGGATGATTGTTGGTTTAAGTGGGATTAACCAGAGCCAAAACCAGATGTGTTCTGTGTAAGTAACCTCAACAGCCCTGATGACTGCAGCCTCATTATTTGGTACCGAGACTCCAAACTTTAAAAGACACTCCGACATATTTCCTGACCGTGTCGACATTAAAGTCAAAGGGCTTCAAAGACAACATGGAAGTCACATCTGCTTAAAATTGAACACCAATTCCAAATTCCAAGGACCCTTTTTGCTCTATTTACctgcaaaacatttatgaaaaaactACCAGCCTGAACAGTTGTAAGAAATAAGAGCAGCAACAATAGATGTCCCGTTCTTCAGTCAGAAAACAATGTTGTCTGTCCAACAAACATCGTCTCTGGAAATATCCATTACCATCAGTCCTAATAGAATTAAATTCTTCTTACCTGCCAGCCAGTTCCTTGTCCAAGTATTTAGCTGCTAGTCTGGCTCCGTACACCTCAGCCTGCAGGACTGCAATGTGTCTACGAAGGGCCTcgttttctttcttaaaaagtCGGACTTCTGCTTCCAGTCTTGCCTCAGTTAATTTCTCCTTCTTGCTAGCATCAAGTTCCTGTTCCTAGAATAAACACAGACCATGTAAGTGGCATAAAGACTGATCTTCCTTTACCTTTATTTTGCTTTCCCATAATTTCACATCTTTGTTCTCCACCAGTTGCGGATCATAGACATTGGAAAATTCTGCTTTTTCCTCAGGATTTCAGTGGAACTATCTGGCTTGTGGTCATAACTAGAAGTCCATTGTTTTATCTTTGTTGCACTGCAGTCTTGTCCCCTCTTCTAAAAAACGTTCTCCCATAGGAGAGAATAAATTATCTTAAGATGTAATTTGAGTGTAGCTCAATTATCTGACTTTCAAACCTGGTTCGACTACTAGGACAGAGTTGTATAATGGACAGTGTAAGGAAGGATACATCCACATGAGGGCTTtccagtaaaatataaaatatcctTATGTTCATTCACATCCCAGACTCTGTAGTCAAGCTCATTCGTCACCTCCTACAAAGCGTTAACTGATTCTGTGTGCCTGAATGCTATTCAAGAGTTGGATCATTTTTGGTTGTTGCTTGGAGTTTTGGGAGCCCTCAGATATCCCCGGGGCAGTTACTGGGCCTCAGCAGCGAAAGCTTAGCAAAGGTCTACTGTAATcataagatttcttctttttcttattattccACCGCTTGGCGTGGATTTTTGGAGACCTTAACATATTCAAACAAGCTTCACTCAAAATTGTTCCCTGTGTTAAATTTTCTGATTTCAATGGAATGTAAAGTGGGCGTGGCCAAAGCGCTAGAGAGCTCTAACCTGACTCTGCAGTAAAATACTGAGGAAATATAAAATTTACCACCTGCACAACACTTTGTACTATATTCTGGAATTTGTTGTCTGTGCTTTGATAAAAGGGGCTCTTGATGAAAGATGCAATGCAAACTGATGAAATGAGAGATTCcatctcatatttttatttaagacatttctctttctcttaCATGCTTGGACCACCAAGCATGTAAGACAAACTCTCCTTTTGTTTGGCTATGAAAAAAAGTTCTGCTGAACAACATGGATGATATCTCTGCTGTCATGCACTGCCATGCTGAAACATGGGGCTCCAGACAGATCAGTCTACAGCTGGTCTCTAAAATCGTTTCCAATATCTTCATTGCTTAATCACACAACTGTAATCCCTTTAAGAACTGCATCCTTGTTGTCAAAGTCTCTGAACAATATTTCTGCTAAAgccaaaatgaaatattttcgtattatttctaaattttagaaaagctttttttgcgCATGTCAAAATCAGTGTTATTTTTGAAGTGCTGCGGTGGCGCAGGCCTGAGTCCTCCATACAGATGTCACAAGATCAAGacccaataaaacctttaaaaaatccAGGTCATTTTAAAAGATGCCTCTGTTCAGGTGGAGTTTAACAGTTTCACACTATTATTCTGTTGATAAAACTTTGCTGCTGCGTGGAGTTTCTCTTTCTGCGTTTCTTACCAGGTGAATAACTTTTATTGAATTTTGGATGTGGAATTTTTAAAAGCGCTCCATGTTGCTTCTTTTGAAACGGGTTTGTTTGCATAAGTAAAGAGCTTGAACAAAGAACAAATAAGACTTTGGACTATGTCTCTTAAAACTTTCTGTGCTCATCTTGTAGACATTgaacctttctttttcttttttgttttactcaaaacacCTGTCATGTGCTTGTCACTAGATTGGTTATGTGATTTGAGTTGTAGGAATTTTCTTTCTGCCCACtggcataaaaatatatttttatatttctttgagGAAATTTGGCTGATGATCTCCtccacatgaaaataaaatcccatAAAAACTGGACTTGCTAAGATTGAAgttagtactttttcattactGTACACACACCAAAAACAAGGTAAGCAAAgttaaagataaaaactgaaattgtggAAAATAACATTGTGATGACAACTTTCATCACAATGAAAGTTGTCATATATACTATAAATTTATAGCTTCCACTATAAATTTGTCAACAAATTTTAGCTCACAGTGTTCAGGAATCTCCTTGTTTTGTCCAAAGATAGATTCTAacattgtgttttctgtttgtttttttaaagcattaggTGCTCATTTATATTTGAATAACTTATAGGCCAGAGTATCATCTGGAAAAAACAGCACCATTaatcttctttttctccatcgTTTTGCTTTAACAACAAATCATATGTGGCATGAAAATGAAGAATTCTCAAACTTCAATATGAAACACTACTTGTTTTATAGtagtgtttaaaaagaaatcaatgaAGACGACGCACAAAAGATGCAAGAGACCTTCTAAAAGCAAGATAGACTTTCTGCTGTTTATGTCTAATTGTCAAGTGATATCTGATAGCTTATTATAGGAGGAAGCATAATTTCCACCTCAGACCAGTTTACAATTTctataaaatgactttaaatacatttacacaaTATATTCCATACCTGACAGACCCAGATCCATTAACTAAGAAAACCAATACAACAAACATTCAGGCAGACCCATGTCAGGACGAAACGTTGTGAACAGCGATCAGTAGCTAGTCTAACAATCACTTCAAATATCTCAAAGATTTTACCTTTGCAAAAGCATGTGCCAAATAAAACTCACCATCTCTTCCAAGGATGTTGCAAGCTTTAGAGCAaagtaagaagaagaaaagaaagaaggtgGAGGTTAGAGAATAGTTTGTAACATGAGAGGTAACACACAGAACTGTGTTAGCAACAGCAGTGGTGAAACAGCCACagttgccaactcagcaactcTGTTGCTATAAAGAGTTAGAGATATGAAATGACTTCAGAAAGTCCATTTGTAGTTCTAAACATATTTAGAGTGGTTTGGTACTTCTTGACATTCCTCTTTCCCACTGGAGTCTGGATCACATgaacaaatatgcaaattagGTGATGACATCATCTAGCGACTTTAAGGACAGCCAGTACTTTTCTTTCTCaggagttggcaacagtggaaaGAGCAGCGTAGATAGAAAAGGGGAGACACTGCACTGGCCGGGAAACTTTGGTttccaaagaaaagaaacactgaTGCTCACATGACCACTGAATTAAACCTGATTCCCAGTATGTTGTTGTTGCCATCTCCCTGACAAACAAACCTCAGCTAATAGAAAGGTGTGACATGTGAGCTTACAGGACGGCCAGCAGTATGGAAGCTCTCTCTCTGCTGAACCACATTAGAATCAATACATATCAGGAAtccttattttttaatgaaagcaaCAGTCCTTTACCAATAACACATGATAATCTGTCTTTTCCTGACAGACGCCTCTTACATCCTTGTCAAACGTACCAGAGCTAGTCATTTTTTGTCCTACATACCAGTCTGTCTTTGATGATGTCAGAGTCCTCCACTTGGCCCTGCTTGGCATtgagctggagctgcagagaatggagctgcagcagcagatcgTGGACCTCCTTTTCCACGACTGTCCGCTCAGACTTAGCTTCAGTCAACTCAGAGCGCAGGTCAACCAGCTGGGCCTTTATCAGACAAAGTATGAATGAAGGAGTGGATATGTAGAGGAGAGGAAGAGTGGAGGAAAGGTACAAAATGAAGACATGTCAGATCAAAAACTGGATTagcccaaaaaataaatacataaatcagaaaaagattttgttaaaggcaatttttatataaaaaactgtattttgacATGCTCCTCTGCATCCTCCCTGTGTTCCTACAGCCATGTGCAGAAATATAACactcctggtcagaaacaatCAGAGCCAGCGCTGACAATCACTCTTATGCATACGCTGCTCACCTCGCTCTCTGCTATACTACACCTGTATAGTAGTTCCCCACATCGGAGCCTGTCAAGAAtttgttgtttctccaccattagcagcACATTGAGGTAGATGCtgataaatgtacaaataaattcCATTCTGGTAAACTGTGtgatttgggggaaaaaaaattaaaatatgttccaATGTGTGTTTAAGAGTAGAAATGTCTAATCTGTCCATCTTTTTGCACttccaatttaaaaaagaatgcTGGTTCAAATTCTAAAATGCAATCTATCAGCTAATGGACTAGCACTCAACAAAAGACATCAACAATTACTGAAGAACAACAGTGGTAGAACTTTACTCCTTTAACCTTAAACAAAGCATAGAGGAAACAGCCACTATGATACGATTATCCAAGACcagtaaaatggaaaattattagTTTATCTCAGTCTATTTTCTTAATATTCTCTTATACTTTCACAAAGTTGTTATATCAGTCCAAGTTTTAAACAGGGTTTAGATTCATTTGCTCCTGGCTCTCTGTTCTGTTGTCTGTGATAGCAGCCTCCGGAAACACCATCTATCCTGATGACTCCGCCTCGGTTGGAGACATGAGTCCACTGAAGAGGCCTGGAGTCGGAAGCTTTAGGCTTGGAAAAGCTTTAGGATCTTCGCTGTGCCAACCACCGACCATTAACTCCAACAAGTCAGGAATAGGAACAAGCCAGTCAGACGTGCTCTGTCTCCGGGAGAACTGCTCTCGCTGTAAACACAGTTTAATATTCACTGATTAAAAACATACTAAGATCTGTCAACTAACCTCTAATTTGTGGTTGAGCTGGAAAACCGTCTGGGTTTTGTGGCAGAGCTGAGCAAAACAAGAGCTCAGACTCGTCATTTTCTGTCTTCCTTCGTATGTTATATCCACTTGATCAGGGTCTATTTCTCCGAGCAATAGATCTACGTCCACAAATGCCTTGTCAAATTCCTTCTCCAGCACCTCCAGCCATCGGAACATAGACATACTCGGGCCAAGGCCTGAGCTGTGGCCCGGCGGAGAGCTGCCAGTTGAGGCGGACATGGTCAGTCTGTCGGACAAGTTAGCTCAGCAGCTAACTTTGATCAGCAGTCTCAGGAAACCCTGATGGagctgaagataaaaaaaagtcgATTAAAAATCCTTCAAACGTCTGGAGAACACCTCGTACTACTATATATTTAGAAGAAACCGGATTGAGGAATATACCGCGTAACCAGGAAGTCACACATTAAACTGACATAATAAATcgacttcttcttcttcttcttcttcttcttcttctttaaattTTAACGGCAGCTTGCATCCATTATTGTTGCACTACTGCCCTCTATTGGATCCTAATATCTATACCTCAAATTCTCATAATGATcccagtatttttttaaaaaacgaaaaatcttcattttcccCTCGTAATTTAACTGATGAACCACATTCTCAAATTTCAATTCCCTATTAAAATCGAATTCcgtttttaataatcttttttgatttacatattttctacaactaataaaaacatgttccatCGTTTCTACAGCATCACACCAACTACAAAAACCAGTAAGATGTTTTCCCATCTTAAAAAGagttgcatttaaaaaactgtgacCGGTTcttattctatttataattctctcctctctcctgtTTATTCCTGTAATTTTTACTACATCAACTGTATTTTGTATCCTATATAAATGCcttccatttatttcattatccCACCTAATTTTCCATATCTTCTTACTTTCTCTCCGAACTATgcttttgccttcagatttagataactttattGGCATATcaatatcttcttttttaataGCCTCCTTAGCCAACCTATCTGCTCTTTCATTACCCAAAATACCCACATGAGCAGGAGtccaaaataatattacatttttattttgttcacaaattCTATGATGAACAGCCATAATCTCATGTGatatattttgatgattatttgtACTTCCTTTTCCAATACTCAGCAATGCAGACAATGACTCactacaaactattattttatttatattactaTTCTCCACCCATTCTAAAGCTAATAATAAAGCACATAATTCTACTGCATATATACTGAGATAATTAGATGTTCTGCTTGAAATATTAATCTTTAATTCAGGAATCACTGCTGCTATACCAGTCGCttcatttttggggggttttgaaCCATCAgtataaatttgcaaataatcattatatttattctgtatttgaTTATAAAATTCTTGGCAGATATCAGTTATTTTTGCAGTTAGTTTGGCGGTATTACTCTTAGTTTTActgtttattgaaaaataattgcattgTTTTCTGCCTATGCAGCAGCTTGATAGGTATTTATGCCGTCTAAGTTTACGCTAAATGTTAGTTGACATATAATAAGGACACGCCAATATCCATTGGTCCGTCCTTATTAATTTAACTGTGAATGTACAAGGGGAACCATATGgtgtctgtgtttgttctcAAATCTATAACAGTACATTACTTAATATTTCAATgtgtttcaaaacttttcaaacGTCTTTTATCGCTTTTCTAATCTGCCCAA
Proteins encoded in this window:
- the gopc gene encoding Golgi-associated PDZ and coiled-coil motif-containing protein isoform X2, encoding MSASTGSSPPGHSSGLGPSMSMFRWLEVLEKEFDKAFVDVDLLLGEIDPDQVDITYEGRQKMTSLSSCFAQLCHKTQTVFQLNHKLEAQLVDLRSELTEAKSERTVVEKEVHDLLLQLHSLQLQLNAKQGQVEDSDIIKDRLEQELDASKKEKLTEARLEAEVRLFKKENEALRRHIAVLQAEVYGARLAAKYLDKELAGRVQQIQLLGRDMKGPAHDKLWNQLEAEIHLHRHKTVIRACRGRSDPKKSLPSPVGHDPDTLKKTQGVGPIRKVVLLKEDHEGLGISITGGKEHGVPILISEIHPNQPADRCGGLHVGDAILAVNSINLRDAKHKEAVTILSQQRGQIEFEVVYVAPEVDSDDENVEYEDDSGHRYRLYLDELEDSSTTAPPGNSSASLQALEKMTLNNGPENGNPGIPSQKNPQETPSKPPDTDYSS
- the gopc gene encoding Golgi-associated PDZ and coiled-coil motif-containing protein isoform X1, which codes for MSASTGSSPPGHSSGLGPSMSMFRWLEVLEKEFDKAFVDVDLLLGEIDPDQVDITYEGRQKMTSLSSCFAQLCHKTQTVFQLNHKLEAQLVDLRSELTEAKSERTVVEKEVHDLLLQLHSLQLQLNAKQGQVEDSDIIKDRLLATSLEEMEQELDASKKEKLTEARLEAEVRLFKKENEALRRHIAVLQAEVYGARLAAKYLDKELAGRVQQIQLLGRDMKGPAHDKLWNQLEAEIHLHRHKTVIRACRGRSDPKKSLPSPVGHDPDTLKKTQGVGPIRKVVLLKEDHEGLGISITGGKEHGVPILISEIHPNQPADRCGGLHVGDAILAVNSINLRDAKHKEAVTILSQQRGQIEFEVVYVAPEVDSDDENVEYEDDSGHRYRLYLDELEDSSTTAPPGNSSASLQALEKMTLNNGPENGNPGIPSQKNPQETPSKPPDTDYSS